In a genomic window of Wyeomyia smithii strain HCP4-BCI-WySm-NY-G18 chromosome 1, ASM2978416v1, whole genome shotgun sequence:
- the LOC129718293 gene encoding uncharacterized protein LOC129718293 isoform X1 produces the protein MMKKSIYTLLLLLGSASVPGSVKSDEFDEFHRDNDEISLISCTHDAAPRFGKRICDCGYRNEQYTVPQFEGSTTEIEIANCKTLRIRRDTFSALFQLTKLTIVNVEDLILESNSLDFSRNDRSAQLKIFLTNDVIEEVSSHLISGHVAEVTFLRCRIGVFRPYSITSIREQLESMNILRSFVNRIERHAFKRFDVSQLTIEESKFIAPIPSQSFYEIEVINRFVISNCSFYAVLPSGFVMKNVTNFLLRYNEFEKLSGDSMNMQIRNSIRIVGNYFNKIDPVAFRSTSLDSSYYSRHSEKPTLLFHNNRISYLEDARSLSFSNEFNIELREIYIEQNIDCGETSALKQTSLLMNHSNYVFFGSKGSFQSLNDIRQIRCMEDSFWLHLTIGVIVSSLVLVVVALLIFWYCVSQKRKKRQLNIVVPEPRTYRETQIVMQIENHGLLKTDL, from the exons ATGATGAAAAAGAGTATTTACACTCTGCTGCTATTATTGGGCAGTGCCAGTGTTCCCGGCAGTGTGAAATCTGATGAATTTGATGAATTTCACCGCGATAATGATGAAATTTCTTTAATAAGCTGTACTCATGATGCTGCTCCTCGGTTTGGCAAGCGAATTTGTGACTGTGGATACCGAAACGAG CAATACACCGTTCCGCAATTTGAGGGAAGCACCACTGAAATAGAAATCGCCAACTGCAAAACTCTGCGAATTCGACGAGATACTTTTTCCGCACTATTTCAACTGACAAAGTTAACTATTGTGAACGTGGAAGATCTTATACTAGAATCAAACTCACTGGACTTTTCACGTAACGATCGATCGGCACAActgaaaatttttctcactaac GATGTGATAGAAGAGGTTTCGTCACACCTAATCAGTGGCCATGTAGCAGAAGTTACATTTCTCAGATGCCGTATAGGTGTTTTCCGCCCGTATAGTATCACAAGCATTCGAGAGCAGTTGGAAAGTATGAACATTCTGAGAAGTTTTGTTAATCGGATAGAACGTCACGCATTTAAACGTTTTGATGTAAGTCAACTTACAATAGAGGAAAGCAAGTTTATAGCACCAATCCCTTCGCAAAGTTTCTACGAAATTGAAGTTATTAATCGATTTGTGATCAGTAATTGTTCATTTTATGCTGTACTTCCAAGCGGTTTCGTGATGAAAA ATGTTACTAATTTCCTTTTAAGATACAATGAATTTGAGAAATTGTCTGGCGATTCAATGAATATGCAAATAAGAAATAGTATACGGATAGTAGGAAactatttcaataaaattgaccCAGTGGCCTTTCGAA GCACATCCTTAGACAGTTCCTATTACAGTCGCCATTCCGAAAAACCAACATTATTGTTCCACAATAACAGAATCAGCTATCTGGAGGATGCACGATCTTTAAGTTTCTCGAACGAGTTCAACATTGAATTACGAGAAATTTACATTGAGCAAAACATAGATTGTGGGGAAACTTCTGCTCTCAAACAAACTAGTCTTTTAATGAACCACtcaaattatgtattttttggtTCGAAGGGCTCATTTCAATCTCTAAACGACATTCGTCAAATTAGATGCATGGAGGATAGTTTCTGGTTACATCTAACAATAGGTGTTATTGTATCCTCACTCGTGTTGGTAGTAGTCGCCCTACTCATCTTTTGGTATTGTGTTTCACAGAAGCGGAAAAAACGCCAACTAAACATAGTGGTACCAGAACCCCGGACGTATCGTGAAACTCAAATTGTGATGCAAATTGAAAATCATGGACTGTTAAAAACAGATTTATGA
- the LOC129718293 gene encoding uncharacterized protein LOC129718293 isoform X2 translates to MMKKSIYTLLLLLGSASVPGSVKSDEFDEFHRDNDEISLISCTHDAAPRFGKRICDCGYRNEQYTVPQFEGSTTEIEIANCKTLRIRRDTFSALFQLTKLTIVNVEDLILESNSLDFSRNDRSAQLKIFLTNDVIEEVSSHLISGHVAEVTFLRCRIGVFRPYSITSIREQLESMNILRSFVNRIERHAFKRFDVSQLTIEESKFIAPIPSQSFYEIEVINRFVISNCSFYAVLPSGFVMKNVTNFLLRYNEFEKLSGDSMNMQIRNSIRIVGNYFNKIDPVAFRSTSLDSSYYSRHSEKPTLLFHNNRISYLEDARSLSFSNEFNIELREIYIEQNIDCGETSALKQTSLLMNHSNYVFFGSKGSFQSLNDIRQIRCMEDSFWLHLTIEAEKTPTKHSGTRTPDVS, encoded by the exons ATGATGAAAAAGAGTATTTACACTCTGCTGCTATTATTGGGCAGTGCCAGTGTTCCCGGCAGTGTGAAATCTGATGAATTTGATGAATTTCACCGCGATAATGATGAAATTTCTTTAATAAGCTGTACTCATGATGCTGCTCCTCGGTTTGGCAAGCGAATTTGTGACTGTGGATACCGAAACGAG CAATACACCGTTCCGCAATTTGAGGGAAGCACCACTGAAATAGAAATCGCCAACTGCAAAACTCTGCGAATTCGACGAGATACTTTTTCCGCACTATTTCAACTGACAAAGTTAACTATTGTGAACGTGGAAGATCTTATACTAGAATCAAACTCACTGGACTTTTCACGTAACGATCGATCGGCACAActgaaaatttttctcactaac GATGTGATAGAAGAGGTTTCGTCACACCTAATCAGTGGCCATGTAGCAGAAGTTACATTTCTCAGATGCCGTATAGGTGTTTTCCGCCCGTATAGTATCACAAGCATTCGAGAGCAGTTGGAAAGTATGAACATTCTGAGAAGTTTTGTTAATCGGATAGAACGTCACGCATTTAAACGTTTTGATGTAAGTCAACTTACAATAGAGGAAAGCAAGTTTATAGCACCAATCCCTTCGCAAAGTTTCTACGAAATTGAAGTTATTAATCGATTTGTGATCAGTAATTGTTCATTTTATGCTGTACTTCCAAGCGGTTTCGTGATGAAAA ATGTTACTAATTTCCTTTTAAGATACAATGAATTTGAGAAATTGTCTGGCGATTCAATGAATATGCAAATAAGAAATAGTATACGGATAGTAGGAAactatttcaataaaattgaccCAGTGGCCTTTCGAA GCACATCCTTAGACAGTTCCTATTACAGTCGCCATTCCGAAAAACCAACATTATTGTTCCACAATAACAGAATCAGCTATCTGGAGGATGCACGATCTTTAAGTTTCTCGAACGAGTTCAACATTGAATTACGAGAAATTTACATTGAGCAAAACATAGATTGTGGGGAAACTTCTGCTCTCAAACAAACTAGTCTTTTAATGAACCACtcaaattatgtattttttggtTCGAAGGGCTCATTTCAATCTCTAAACGACATTCGTCAAATTAGATGCATGGAGGATAGTTTCTGGTTACATCTAACAATAG AAGCGGAAAAAACGCCAACTAAACATAGTGGTACCAGAACCCCGGACGTATCGTGA